The Paenibacillus polymyxa M1 DNA segment ACCCTGGTGTATCTGCTACAAACCCACCGTTGTCTAATGGAATCAGCTCCACATGACGAGTCGTATGTCTTCCTCGTCCCAGCTTATTGCTGATGGCGCTCGTCTCCAGCGTTAACCCGGGCTCCAAAGCATTTAGCATGGAGGACTTTCCTACACCTGACTGACCGGAAAACACGCTGATTTGGCCGGCCAACAGCTTCTTGAGCTCAGCCGTCCCCTCTCCGGTACGGGTGCTGGTTACCAGCACCTCGTAACCGATCTTCCGGTACATTTCCTGAACCTTCAGCACCGTATCATCCTCTGAAGGGCTGCCTTCATACAAATCGCGCTTGGTCAGACAGATAATCGTATCCAGCCCGGCGTGCTCAATATGGACTAAAAATTTGTCCAGTAAAGGCAGGTTTAAATCCGGCTCACGCAGGGAAAACAGCAACACAGCCAGCGTGGTATTAGCCACAGGAGGGCGAATTAGCTCCGTCGTACGCTTTCTAATCTCCTTGACCATACCTTCCCCGTTTTCAGTCAGTTCGTAAACGACCCGATCACCGACAAGGGGCGTAATCTCTTTTTTCTTGAAAAGGCCACGTGCTCTGCATTGTACCGTAGCTTCGCCGGATACCGGACGCCCATCCTGATCCAGGCTGGAGACATAATAATATCCGCTAAGCGCCTTGACGATCAGACCTTCAGGCATGTGTAAGATGTCCTCCTTCATAATGTTCAAGTTTCATTGTGTGGAACAGGTTAAGCTTCTTTCTCTAGTAAGTTTACTGATGCTGCACAGCCTCGATCACTTTGTCCTTCTTTTTGTAGGAACCGTGACCAGGATTGTTCTTTTTGCTAACCGCTAACTCACTGCGCGTAACTCCTGCGGAATCGGTTCCTGGGGCAAAAGCAGAAGGGTCACCATCACCTTCTGTTCCCTCCTGATTGTTAGAGTCGCCTCCACCATTACCGTTATCATTAGAAGATTCCCCGCTGTTTCCTTCCTCACCGTTTCCATTCTGCGAGAAAGTACCACCAGATGAATCAGTCGGTGATGTTCCTGCAGGTGGAGCAATTTGAGGCATCGTCACCGTTCCATTTTTTGCATCAATATAAGAAACAGGATACGTGTCAACAAAAGCACCATCTCTAAATACGGAGACGACACTGTCTTTGTTAGGGGCCATCAGCAGGTTGATCGTAAACGTCTGTGTCGTATTAATCGTACGGCTGCCCCACTCCTGATTTTCTCCACGTGCATCTGTATAAGTGATACGAATTTTACTGTTCTTGCCCTCTTCCTTCGGTGCAACAGGCACATTAAATGGCAGCGTAATCGCTTCTGGCGGGTAACCAGTGCTTACA contains these protein-coding regions:
- the rsgA gene encoding ribosome small subunit-dependent GTPase A encodes the protein MPEGLIVKALSGYYYVSSLDQDGRPVSGEATVQCRARGLFKKKEITPLVGDRVVYELTENGEGMVKEIRKRTTELIRPPVANTTLAVLLFSLREPDLNLPLLDKFLVHIEHAGLDTIICLTKRDLYEGSPSEDDTVLKVQEMYRKIGYEVLVTSTRTGEGTAELKKLLAGQISVFSGQSGVGKSSMLNALEPGLTLETSAISNKLGRGRHTTRHVELIPLDNGGFVADTPGFSQLDFLELGVDELSPCFREFQQYAEGCKFRGCTHIHEPGCKVREALEEGHISQGRYDSYLQFYQELKEKKRRY